Proteins found in one Phocoena sinus isolate mPhoSin1 chromosome 5, mPhoSin1.pri, whole genome shotgun sequence genomic segment:
- the CXCL11 gene encoding C-X-C motif chemokine 11 isoform X2: MNTKGMATVLAVIFCATIVQGFPMFKGGRCLCTHPGVKAVKVADIEKVSIIYPSNSCDKTEVIITLKTHRGQRCLNTKSKQAKVILKKAERMNSLKYQKV; encoded by the exons ATGAATACGAAGGGCATGGCTACAGTCCTGGCTGTGATATTCTGCGCTACAATTGTTCAAG GCTTCCCCATGTTCAAAGGGGGACGGTGTCTTTGCACACACCCTGGAGTAAAAGCAGTGAAAGTGGCAGATATTGAGAAAGTCTCCATAATTTACCCAAGTAATAGCTGTGACAAAACAGAAGTGAT TATCACCCTGAAAACACATAGAGGACAAAGATGCCTAAATACCAAGTCAAAGCAAGCAAAAGTTATACTCAAG AAAGCTGAAAGaatgaattctttaaaatatcaaaaagtatGA
- the CXCL11 gene encoding C-X-C motif chemokine 11 isoform X1, whose translation MNTKGMATVLAVIFCATIVQGFPMFKGGRCLCTHPGVKAVKVADIEKVSIIYPSNSCDKTEVIITLKTHRGQRCLNTKSKQAKVILKLKE comes from the exons ATGAATACGAAGGGCATGGCTACAGTCCTGGCTGTGATATTCTGCGCTACAATTGTTCAAG GCTTCCCCATGTTCAAAGGGGGACGGTGTCTTTGCACACACCCTGGAGTAAAAGCAGTGAAAGTGGCAGATATTGAGAAAGTCTCCATAATTTACCCAAGTAATAGCTGTGACAAAACAGAAGTGAT TATCACCCTGAAAACACATAGAGGACAAAGATGCCTAAATACCAAGTCAAAGCAAGCAAAAGTTATACTCAAG CTGAAAGaatga